From one Branchiostoma floridae strain S238N-H82 chromosome 3, Bfl_VNyyK, whole genome shotgun sequence genomic stretch:
- the LOC118411927 gene encoding zinc finger CCHC domain-containing protein 8-like, translating to MKSLIIMADGEENIFASNALFEEFEREDEENGEDLIPADALGELQKEINAVCEENDALKRKLRVLSAPVPLLESTPDSETVGPSVQVLFMNNSIATRYRQDVEEFFLHLMQKESELKKKDRISQAVVRPAPQRSSFALQLGRGAEQTESESVTSREVKQCYTVTGSVQFYQNYCVDHLGQPLIDGDAKISEGWEIPTYEQIYFDALSSDGQDGVKVGKKKDKPTCFNCGGDHQLRECTQPRDLAKISQNRKLFMEKFSSSPRTPSGNRYHADLDPKFAKFKPGMVSQDLRKAMGVSSHQLPPYVYQMRRLGYPPGWLAEAEEMTSGLTLYSKTGKKVNEEGEEVEDGEVDSEDNNKPTYNIEKIVAYPGFNVPVPEGVEDVGDRMGLPMQPHQQREVLIAYLEPSAGGTKRPAEDDNAHHTKRQKRDESDMDVDTSGTDDNCIKEVIPPPPDAKVFQPPLPPTPEHTTPPCPPIDDSSASENEGRGFWTEKPLQHKENSNFTNSSMENTDEIVQRTIGGKDVVSKDSAGDSDAGMEDWVVIDSIKTTSESLEESNNPNDSPGLAGSSIKDDNGESENSQDMPEDYFSPKGLPHRSKFADGITPFVEKENLTDLKGTFKKLLGVLKGNKKKK from the exons ATGAAATCACTCATCATCATGGCGGACGGCGAGGAAAATATTTTTGCAAGCAATGCACTTTTTGAAGAATTTGAGCGGGAAGACGAAGAGAATGGCGAAGACCTCATCCCTGCAGACGCTCTTGGTGAGCTACAAAAGGAGATAAACGCAGTATGTGAGGAAAACGACGCCTTGAAACGGAAACTGAGAGTTCTTTCTGCACCGGTTCCGTTGTTGGAAAGTACGCCGGATTCAGAAACTGTGGGACCATCCGTGCAAGTGTTGTTTATGAACAACTCAATCGCCACCAGATACAGGCAAGATGTAGAAGAGTTCTTCCTACATCTGATGCAGAAGGAGTCTGAGCTTAAGAAGAAGGACAGGATAAGTCAGGCTGTTGTACGTCCCGCGCCACAGCGGTCTTCCTTTGCGCTtcagctggggaggggggcagagcagactgaaagtgaaagtgtgaCGTCACGTGAAGTGAAGCAGTGTTACACAGTGACCGGGAGTGTGCAGTTCTATCAGAACTACTGTGTGGATCACCTAGGACAGCCTCTCATCGATGGGGATGCCAAGATTTCTGAAGGATGGGAAATCCCCACCTATGAACAG ATTTACTTTGATGCCCTGTCGTCTGATGGCCAGGACGGTGTGAAAGTTGGTAAGAAGAAGGACAAGCCCACCTGTTTCAACTGTGGGGGGGACCACCAGCTGAGGGAGTGTACCCAGCCTCGAGACCTGGCCAAGATCAGCCAGAATAGGAAACTGTTCATGGAGAAGTTCAGCAGCTCACCTAGGACTCCAAG TGGCAATCGTTACCATGCAGACCTGGATCCCAAGTTTGCCAAGTTCAAGCCTGGTATGGTGAGTCAGGACCTGAGGAAGGCCATGGGTGTGAGCAGTCACCAGCTGCCCCCATATGTATATCAGATGAGAAGGCTAG GTTACCCTCCTGGCTGGCTGGCTGAAGCTGAAGAGATGACGTCAGGTCTGACTTTGTACAGCAAGACTGGCAAGAAAGTCAATGAGGAGGGGGAAGAAGTGGAGGATGGGGAG GTTGACTCTGAGGACAACAACAAACCAACCTACAACATCGAGAAGATTGTGGCATACCCAGGGTTCAATGTGCCAGTCCCAGAGGGTGTTGAGGATGTGGGGGACAGGATGG GATTACCCATGCAGCCTCACCAGCAGCGTGAAGTCCTGATTGCGTACCTTGAACCGTCGGCGGGAGGAACCAAACGTCCTGCCGAGGACGACAACGCGCACCATACCAAGCGACAGAAGCGGGATGAATCTGACATGGACGTGGACACCTCTGGTACTGATGATAACTGTATCAAGGAGGTGATCCCTCCTCCTCCCGACGCAAAAGTCTTCCAACCTCCGCTTCCCCCGACACCGGAACACACCACGCCACCCTGTCCCCCAATCGACGACTCCAGTGCATCCGAGAATGAAGGAAGAGGGTTCTGGACTGAGAAACCACTACAGCACAAGGAAAACAGCAACTTTACGAATTCCAGCATGGAAAACACGGATGAAATCGTACAAAGGACAATCGGGGGGAAAGATGTCGTCAGCAAAGATTCGGCAGGTGACTCAGATGCAGGAATGGAGGACTGGGTTGTCATCGATTCAATCAAGACAACGTCAGAGAGTTTGGAGGAAAGCAACAATCCCAACGATTCACCTGGGCTTGCAGGGAGTTCGATCAAGGATGACAATGGGGAGAGTGAGAACAGCCAGGATATGCCTGAGGACTATTTCTCGCCCAAGGGACTCCCACACAGGAGCAAGTTTGCAGATGGGATCACACCGTTTGTGGAGAAGGAAAACTTGACAGATCTGAAAGGGACGTTCAAGAAGCTTCTAGGTGTCCTGAAAgggaacaagaagaaaaaatag
- the LOC118411963 gene encoding ropporin-1-like protein: protein MPQPDEPMYSSQQINIPPELPDILKQFTKAAIRTQPKDVLQWSAAYFQALSNGETLPVKERLEMPTATQKTDTGLTPGLLKVLHKQLSPQGTVQLSALEQKWKELCLPQEQMDEIMKVGTFSDNIEWIKFFALACSSLAGNITQAMKTVCEILTSDPEGGAARIDFNTFKELYTYLAQIDGEIGQVHIDGVLSYLQYDVDKQEGMVMPRNFLSQDCPKLGN, encoded by the exons ATGCCGCAGCCAGACGAGCCCATGTACAGCTCACAACAGATCAACATTCCCCCAGAACTACCCGACATCCTCAAACAGTTCACCAAGGCTGCCATCAGGACACAGCCGAAGGACGTGCTCCAGTGGTCTGCTGC GTACTTCCAAGCACTCTCCAATGGAGAGACCCTTCCTGTAAAGGAGAGACTAGAGATGCCCACAGCCACACAGAAAACAGACACAGGACTCACACCTGGACTACTGAAGGTTTTACACAAACAG ctgaGTCCCCAGGGTACAGTGCAGTTGTCTGCCCTGGAGCAGAAGTGGAAGGAGTTGTGTCTGCCTCAGGAACAGATGGATGAGATCATGAAAGTGGGAACCTTCTCTGACAACATCGAGTGGATCAAGTTCTTCGCTCTGGCATGTTCTTCTCTTGCAGGG AACATCACACAAGCCATGAAGACTGTGTGTGAGatcctgacctctgaccctgaGGGCGGGGCAGCGAGGATTGACTTTAACACATTCAAGGAGCTGTACACGTACCTGGCACAGATCGACGGAGAGATCGGACAGGTGCACATTGATGGGGTCTTGTCGTATCTCCAGTACGATGT TGACAAACAGGAAGGAATGGTCATGCCCAGAAACTTTCTCAGCCAAGATTGTCCTAAACTCGGCAACTGA